The Rissa tridactyla isolate bRisTri1 chromosome 12, bRisTri1.patW.cur.20221130, whole genome shotgun sequence DNA window accaccacctcattTTTTCTGGTGCTCTCTGGGCTTTGCAGGATTGATGCAGGGCTGGTCCTGCTTCACAGCAGAAGTTGCCAGACCTTTCCTGTCgcccatcctcatccccagccGCAACTGGGGGTTGCTTTTCTCCACAGCTCACCCATGGGTCCAACCCCTGCAGTCAAGTCCTGCCGACACCAGGACATCCCATGCTGGCCCAGCCGCTGCTGCAGCGGCGAGAAAGGGGGTGTCCCCACCCGCAGCTGTGCCCGCTTCATCCCTGCGGTGGCCCTTcggagggagcagcaccaggagctgcagctctggcCCCTGCCAGGCGCCGAGTGGGAGGAGAGCGTCCCTTTGGTTGAATTTCAAGCTCTGTTATGAAGATTGCTTTCCTTGGCCATTTGTTTGGCACACCTTTTGtttgaagggagaaaaagcacagGGATATTTGTATGAGCAGTGCTTAAAAACCAGTCTTCTGGTTTGAATGTGGGGACCAGAGGCAGTCCCACCAGCAGAGGAGGTGTGTGCCCTGGTGACCATCGCCCCATGCCCAGCACGAGCGCCACGTGTAGTGGGGCACTGGGAGCGCGTGTCACTCTGTGTCTTGGCAGGCTCGAGGACCGGCTTTCGTATTTGTCTTGATGTAGTCGCCAAGAATCAGAGACAATTAAAGGCTGAGTTTAACTGGCCTCTGCATCAAGCTGGATCTTCCGTGTGAGCGCAGGAGGTGAGGGCAGAGTTTCACCCTCCCCAGATCTGGGCACGCAGCCCCCGGCAGGagagggatggaggatggagggggagagcagggagctgcGCCAGGCACCACGGCTGGTCCGTGCTGCACAACCGCGCTGCAGCAACGGGGGTCTGGGCTGCAGCACCAGGCTCTGGTGAGGATTCCGTGATGGCTTCGTGCTTACTCCTGTCACAGCTGCTCTTGCCTCTGTTTAAGGCGGCTGGGGGTGCTGCAGAGGGGGTCTGGAGAGACACAGCCTTGGGGCATGCCATGGAGGGTGAGGACCTCCTCTCACCAAACCTGCAGGGGTGTCACCTTTCGGCGTGCCTGGACCCTGGTCCTTCACTGTCTCAGCATCTCCTCATCCAGCTCTTCCTCCTGAGGACTGTGTTGTCCTGGGGCCAGCTTGCCCCAGTCCTGAATACCGTGCTTTCCCCAAGCCTTTTCAGCACgctgaggagcagctgctggtAGCCCAGGTTCTGCTGGGGGCACAGACCCTGCCTTGGGCTGGtcgtccctggccctgctgccctttgctttTCTATCGCCGCTCTGCGCTACCCATGGCTAACCATGTGCCAGTCCCAGCTTCATCATCCCCTGGAGCATCCCGGTGTTGGCTCAGCTGGACCTGGATCTCCAAATCTCCCTAGATGGGCAGACACCAAGGGCTGGACGCTGGCCTCTGGCCACCTGGCAGCACGCCCTTAGGAGGCTCCCCCTTCTCCCAGACTGGGGACAGGAGCAGCTCCAAGCCACGCACCCTGGTGCTGGCATACCCAGCAGACGCTGGCTGGCCGGGTCCCTGCTCAGCAGGGTGCTTGCAGCCCAGCTAGGCCCTGACCTGCTTCTGGTGGGACATCACCACCCACCCATGCATGGCTGAGCCTGTTCCAACACCGTGCGATGGGGCTTGCACACCATGGTGGGGAAGGGATGGCTGAGTCCCTGGAAACACCCGCTCTGCATGAAGCAAAGTCTGCGTCCCTGGAGTGACTTGCTGTTTGCTGGGGGCATGTGTACAAAGAGGATTCATGCCGTGCTCTCCATGCTTGGTTGCTTTAGCAGACACACAAACCAACAACCCAGCCCACCACCCCAAGCAAGCTCATCAGACACCAGCCAGAGCTGGTAACTCACTGGGAACGGGAATGTCCACATTCCCTGTTTGTACCAGAGGTCTCCTTCTCACCCATAGCCCaggagcagataaggagatagaGAGCCAGTTTACCTTCAAGGTGGCTCCCAGAGACCTCAGTCCGGTGGAGTGCCGAGCCAGCTTCAGCACCCGGAATATCCTCATGAGTCGAAACACCTGCACCACCTTGCCCAGGTTGCCCAGCTCCGAGTCACTGCCCATGGTCACATCCACCAAGAGGGTGAAGTAGAAGGGCAACACTGAGACAATGTCAATTATGTTCAACGGGTGCTTGAAGAACTTTCTGGGATTTGGGGAAAGCAGGAGGCGGGAAGACACTTCGAAGGTGAACCAGGAGATGCAGAAATACTCCAGATTGTGCAGGACGGGTTCATCGAGCATGTTGCCGTTCTCGTCCACCTCCTGGTACTCAGGCATGCTGTGGATGCACATGGTGGCTATGGAAACCAGCACCACGCTGATGGACACGAAGCTGAAGAGCTTGCTGGGGATGGAGTAGCCGGGGTTCTCCATGGTGAGCCAGAGGCGTTTGCGCACATTGCCGCAGCGCAGCGTGCTGTAGCGCAGCAGGTCATGGTTGATATCAGAGATCTCATCAGGGGACGTGTCCACACTGCTGACCTCGCTCTCCTCATCCCAGTTGTGATGCCGGCTCTCCAGCTTGCGCTCATGGTAGCGGTAGCTGCAGCAGGAGTCCAGGAAGAACTCATTGATGCCCCAGTACTCGATCTCCTGGCAGAAGGAGAAGACGCAGAGCTCCTCCATGACGTGCAGCTTCCCCGTCTGGTAGAAGTGGAGCACGTAGAGGAAGAAGCCGGGGTTTCGGTCAAAGTAGAACTCCCTGGCACTCACGTCGTAGTCATCGCAGAGCTGCAGGATGGACTCCTCCGAGTCGCAGGAGAGCAGGCGTCCCAGGCGGGTGTCGGGGAATTTGGAGAGGGCACTGGAGCTGAGCCGCCTTCTCAGACCCCCCACATTGATGTTGATAACGTCCTCCTCAAAACCAGGACCCCAGTAATTTAAGGTCTTGTTGACCATGATCAGCAGAGCGGGAGCTGGTTCCACCTGCGGGCGAGACatagcagggctggaggggacacagggctccCCCTGGCCCCGGTGCTCCCGGGGGGCAGAGGGCCAGGAGCACCCCAGGGATGTGAGGGGGGACGTCTGCATTTTGAAAAGTGAGAActagggagaagggagggaaacagCTTTGGACAGTTGTTCTCTGGTTGTatggaagtggggggggggaaagaaaaaagtcaatgaTTTTTCCAGGTCacacttttccttgctttttttttaacctcttaaaGTTTCCCCCTTTGCTAATGGCCTAAGGCAGGCAGTTTGCTGCACCTCCAGCACCTCATCCACGGGGCTTTCCTTGTTCAGACAGGTAATTAGTCACTGAGGAGGGACTTATGCCCCCAAAGAGGCTCCTGGGTGGAAAAAACAGCTCTCATCAAATCACCACCCCAGCGATTCCGCCCAAGAGCTTTGTAGCCCAGCTACCTATGTTGCTAATTAGACCTGGTCAAAAAGCCCTCAGATGGTGCAATCTTCCCATCGTCAAAGGCAGTTTTGCCAAAATCAAAGTGTTTTCACAGAAGGTGTCAGCTTTAGGGAGAGTTTCAGCGGAAGAAGTGTCAAAACAATTCATCTGCCTGCTTTGT harbors:
- the KCNS1 gene encoding potassium voltage-gated channel subfamily S member 1 is translated as MVNKTLNYWGPGFEEDVININVGGLRRRLSSSALSKFPDTRLGRLLSCDSEESILQLCDDYDVSAREFYFDRNPGFFLYVLHFYQTGKLHVMEELCVFSFCQEIEYWGINEFFLDSCCSYRYHERKLESRHHNWDEESEVSSVDTSPDEISDINHDLLRYSTLRCGNVRKRLWLTMENPGYSIPSKLFSFVSISVVLVSIATMCIHSMPEYQEVDENGNMLDEPVLHNLEYFCISWFTFEVSSRLLLSPNPRKFFKHPLNIIDIVSVLPFYFTLLVDVTMGSDSELGNLGKVVQVFRLMRIFRVLKLARHSTGLRSLGATLKHSYREVGILLLYLAVGVSVFSGVAYTAEKEEDVGFDTIPACWWWGTVSMTTVGYGDVVPVTVAGKLAASGCILGGILVVALPITIIFNKFSHFYRKQKALEAAVRNSGKKDPEDVESISSRDRDSEALSETSLGRGSPDRRGLTPGAHPTP